In Anaerostipes hadrus ATCC 29173 = JCM 17467, a single genomic region encodes these proteins:
- a CDS encoding aspartate kinase, with protein MLVVKKFGGTSVGNKDRIMNVAKRCIEDYKKGNDVVVVLSAMGKMTDELIAKAKEINPNPSRREMDMLLTTGEQTSVSLMAMAMDSLGVPAVSLNAFQVAMHTTSVYSNARIKRIDTDRIMNELEQRKIVIVTGFQGVDQFDNYTTLGRGGSDTTAVALAAALHADACEIYTDVDGVYTADPRKVSEAKKLNEITYDEMLEMATLGAGVLHNRSVELAKKHGVALVVRSSLTTEEGTVVKESVKSRDNEISGVAGDDDAARIAVMGIEDTPGMAFKIFNVLAKKNVNVDMILQSVGHNDKKDISFTVKEEELDIAVKALEDYLPDSYYEEIKASKEVAKVSIIGKGLLNHYGMAARMFNALYKADVNIRMISTSEIRVTVLVNQEDMVKAMNAAHEEFEM; from the coding sequence ATGCTAGTAGTTAAGAAATTTGGTGGTACTTCTGTAGGAAATAAAGATCGTATCATGAACGTTGCAAAAAGATGTATTGAAGATTATAAAAAAGGAAATGATGTTGTTGTTGTCTTATCAGCAATGGGTAAGATGACAGATGAACTGATCGCAAAAGCAAAAGAGATCAATCCTAATCCATCCAGAAGAGAGATGGATATGTTATTAACAACAGGAGAACAGACTTCTGTATCATTAATGGCAATGGCAATGGATTCTCTTGGAGTTCCTGCTGTTTCCCTAAATGCATTCCAGGTAGCAATGCATACAACTTCTGTATACAGCAATGCAAGAATCAAAAGAATTGATACAGACCGTATCATGAATGAATTAGAACAGAGAAAGATCGTAATCGTTACAGGATTCCAGGGAGTTGACCAGTTCGATAACTACACAACACTTGGACGTGGTGGATCTGATACAACAGCTGTAGCACTGGCAGCAGCGTTACACGCAGATGCATGTGAGATTTATACAGACGTAGACGGAGTCTATACAGCAGACCCAAGAAAAGTATCAGAGGCTAAAAAATTAAATGAGATCACATATGATGAGATGTTAGAAATGGCAACACTCGGAGCAGGAGTACTTCATAATCGTTCTGTAGAACTTGCTAAGAAACATGGAGTTGCCTTAGTTGTTAGATCAAGTCTTACAACAGAAGAAGGAACTGTCGTAAAAGAAAGCGTAAAATCAAGAGACAACGAGATCAGCGGTGTAGCAGGAGATGATGATGCAGCAAGAATTGCAGTTATGGGAATCGAAGATACACCAGGTATGGCATTCAAGATCTTCAATGTATTAGCAAAGAAAAATGTAAACGTAGATATGATCTTGCAGTCAGTTGGACATAATGACAAGAAAGATATCTCCTTCACAGTCAAAGAAGAAGAATTAGATATCGCAGTTAAAGCATTAGAAGATTACCTTCCAGACAGCTATTATGAAGAGATCAAAGCAAGCAAAGAAGTTGCCAAAGTATCAATTATCGGAAAAGGATTATTAAACCACTATGGAATGGCAGCTCGTATGTTTAACGCTTTATATAAAGCAGATGTAAACATTCGAATGATCTCTACATCTGAGATTCGTGTTACAGTGCTTGTAAACCAGGAAGATATGGTGAAAGCAATGAATGCAGCACATGAAGAATTTGAGATGTAA
- a CDS encoding cofactor-independent phosphoglycerate mutase, producing MKYVIVLGDGMADEPIEAAGGKTPLQLADKPVMDEMAKVSEQGIAYTVPSNLPAGSDVANLSMLGYDPQVYYSGRSPLEALSIGVDMKDTDIALRCNVVTVSEDEDYEDKTIIDHSAGEITSEEAAILIEAVRKELEDDEYKFYPGVSYRHLTIWDHGEVVELVPPHDVLGQKIGQYLPKQEKLKEMMEKSFDILNHHPINEARAEKGLNKANSIWFWGAGTKPALDDFKEKTGMNGAMVSAVDLLKGIAVGANMRNLDVEGANGGLDTNYHGKAMAAVEALLEKNDDFAYIHVEAPDEMGHQGSLENKIKAIEHLDKEVVKVVKEELEKAGEDFRILIGPDHPTPIAIRTHSKEPIPFMIYDSTKDYEGQEEYSEEAARETGIVISHAYDLMNRLLQK from the coding sequence ATGAAATACGTTATTGTTTTAGGAGATGGAATGGCTGACGAGCCAATCGAAGCAGCAGGTGGGAAGACACCACTTCAGTTAGCAGACAAACCAGTGATGGATGAGATGGCGAAAGTTTCCGAACAGGGAATCGCTTATACAGTACCATCCAATTTACCAGCAGGAAGTGATGTAGCCAATCTTTCTATGTTAGGATATGACCCACAGGTTTATTATTCCGGAAGATCACCCCTTGAGGCATTAAGCATTGGTGTTGATATGAAAGATACAGATATTGCACTTAGATGTAACGTTGTAACCGTATCTGAAGACGAAGATTATGAAGATAAGACGATCATCGACCACAGCGCAGGAGAGATCACTTCTGAGGAAGCAGCGATCCTGATCGAAGCTGTGAGAAAAGAATTAGAAGATGATGAATATAAATTTTATCCGGGAGTCAGCTACCGCCATTTAACGATCTGGGATCATGGAGAAGTAGTCGAACTTGTACCACCTCATGATGTTTTAGGACAGAAGATCGGGCAGTATCTTCCAAAGCAGGAGAAGCTAAAAGAGATGATGGAAAAGAGTTTTGATATCTTAAATCATCATCCGATCAATGAAGCAAGAGCTGAGAAAGGCTTGAATAAAGCAAACAGCATCTGGTTCTGGGGAGCAGGGACGAAACCGGCACTGGACGATTTTAAAGAGAAGACTGGAATGAATGGAGCTATGGTATCTGCCGTCGATCTGTTAAAAGGAATCGCAGTTGGAGCAAACATGAGAAATCTTGATGTAGAGGGTGCCAATGGCGGTCTTGACACGAATTATCATGGGAAAGCGATGGCAGCAGTTGAAGCACTACTTGAAAAAAATGATGATTTCGCTTATATTCATGTAGAGGCACCTGATGAGATGGGTCATCAGGGAAGTCTTGAGAATAAGATCAAAGCAATCGAACATCTTGATAAAGAAGTTGTGAAGGTTGTCAAAGAAGAACTTGAGAAAGCTGGAGAGGATTTTAGAATTCTGATCGGACCGGATCATCCGACACCAATTGCGATCCGTACCCATTCCAAAGAACCGATACCATTTATGATCTATGACAGCACGAAAGATTATGAAGGTCAGGAAGAGTACAGCGAAGAAGCAGCGAGAGAGACAGGAATTGTCATTTCTCACGCTTATGATTTAATGAATCGGTTATTACAAAAATAA
- a CDS encoding ACT domain-containing protein, with protein sequence MKETNYYVIKKKAVPEVLLKVLEVQKLLDSKRAVSVLEATEKVGISRSSYYKYKDDIFPFYAGKKGRSITFVIEVDDQPGVMASILNIFALYKANILTIHQSIPINGKGLLTVSVDIEDSETDVSAMIQDVEKIEDVSYVKIIAME encoded by the coding sequence ATGAAAGAAACCAACTATTATGTAATTAAAAAGAAAGCAGTTCCAGAAGTGTTGTTAAAGGTGTTAGAGGTCCAGAAACTGTTAGATTCAAAGAGAGCAGTTTCTGTATTAGAAGCTACAGAGAAGGTGGGAATCAGTCGAAGTTCTTATTATAAGTATAAGGATGATATTTTCCCATTTTATGCTGGTAAGAAAGGACGTAGTATCACATTCGTGATCGAAGTCGATGACCAGCCTGGCGTTATGGCCTCGATCCTTAACATTTTTGCACTTTATAAGGCAAATATCCTGACGATCCACCAGAGTATTCCAATTAATGGAAAGGGACTCTTAACAGTCAGTGTTGACATCGAAGACAGCGAGACGGATGTCTCGGCTATGATTCAGGATGTTGAGAAGATAGAAGATGTATCTTATGTAAAAATAATTGCAATGGAATAG
- the prfB gene encoding peptide chain release factor 2 has translation MIEAEQLKYKLNSFQEPLEDLSGSLALEAKKERIDQLELNMEEPGFWDNVEESQNVMKEVKSLKGVVEEYDDLKTKYEDIETLIDMAEEDEDADLIEEATALMDEFEKTYEELRISTLLTGEYDKDDAILTLHAGAGGTESCDWAGMLYRMFTRWAGKKGYGTEVLDYLDGDEAGIKSVTVKITGMNAYGYLRSEKGVHRLVRISPFNAAGKRQTSFASCDVMPDIKDDIEVEIADEDIRIDTYRASGAGGQHINKTDSAIRITHLPTGIVVQCQNERSQHKNKDQAMKMLKTKLYLLKQQQHLEKLSDIRGDVGDNGWGNQIRSYVLQPYTMVKDHRTNFESGNPSAVLDGDLDGFMNAYLAWDNNSKKEEN, from the coding sequence ATGATTGAAGCAGAACAATTAAAATATAAATTAAACTCTTTTCAGGAACCACTAGAAGATCTTAGTGGTTCCCTTGCGTTAGAAGCAAAAAAAGAGAGAATTGATCAATTAGAACTGAATATGGAAGAACCAGGATTCTGGGATAATGTTGAGGAATCCCAGAATGTTATGAAAGAAGTCAAAAGCCTGAAAGGTGTCGTGGAAGAATATGATGATCTGAAAACAAAATATGAAGATATCGAGACTTTGATCGATATGGCAGAAGAAGATGAAGATGCCGATCTGATCGAAGAAGCCACTGCTTTGATGGATGAATTTGAAAAAACATATGAGGAATTACGTATTTCAACACTGCTAACAGGTGAATATGATAAGGATGATGCAATTCTTACACTACATGCAGGGGCAGGTGGAACAGAGTCTTGCGACTGGGCAGGAATGCTATACCGTATGTTCACAAGATGGGCAGGAAAGAAAGGTTATGGAACAGAAGTTCTTGATTATCTTGATGGGGATGAAGCAGGGATCAAATCTGTTACTGTGAAGATCACGGGAATGAATGCTTATGGATATTTACGATCTGAAAAAGGTGTTCACCGTCTTGTCCGAATTTCTCCATTCAATGCAGCAGGAAAACGACAGACATCGTTTGCATCCTGTGATGTAATGCCAGATATCAAAGATGATATAGAAGTTGAGATTGCAGATGAAGATATCCGGATCGACACATATCGTGCAAGTGGAGCTGGTGGACAGCATATCAACAAAACAGATTCCGCAATCCGTATTACGCATTTACCAACAGGAATCGTTGTACAGTGCCAGAATGAGCGTTCACAGCACAAGAACAAAGATCAGGCAATGAAGATGTTAAAGACAAAACTGTATCTGTTAAAACAGCAGCAACATTTGGAAAAATTATCAGATATCCGAGGTGATGTTGGGGATAATGGATGGGGAAACCAGATTAGATCCTATGTCCTGCAGCCTTATACAATGGTAAAAGATCACAGAACAAACTTTGAAAGCGGAAATCCAAGCGCTGTATTAGATGGGGATCTGGATGGATTTATGAATGCCTATCTTGCATGGGATAACAACAGTAAGAAGGAAGAAAATTAA
- the secA gene encoding preprotein translocase subunit SecA, producing the protein MGLFDKVFGSHSDKELKRISKTVDKIEALDESMQKLSDEELRHKTVEFKERLANGETLDDLLPEAYATVREASSRAIGLKHYRVQLIGGIILHQGRIAEMRTGEGKTLVSTLPAYLNALEEKGVHIVTVNDYLATRDAEWMGKVHNFLGLTVGVVTNDMENDERREAYNCDITYITNNELGFDYLRDNMVIEKEDLVQRDLHYAIVDEVDSVLIDEARTPLIISGESGKSTELYRACDILARQMERGSSDGELSKMDILMNEDIEEDGDFLVNEKDKQIMLTADGVKKVEKFFHIENLADPENLAIQHNIILALRAHNLMFKDKDYVVKDDEVLIVDEFTGRIMPGRRYSDGLHQAIEAKENVKVKRESKTLATITFQNFFNKYDKKAGMTGTALTEEQEFREIYGMDVVVIPTNKPVQRIDHDDAIYKTKREKMNAVVEDIIESHAKGQPVLVGTITIEMSEELSAMLKKRGIKHNVLNAKFHEKEAEIISHAGEIGAVTIATNMAGRGTDIVLEDGVAELGGLKIIGTERHESRRIDNQLRGRAGRQGDPGESKFYLSLEDDLMRLFGSERMISIYNALGIPEGEEIQHKTISKTIEKAQKKIENNNFGIRKNLLDYDRVNNEQREVMYKERRRVLDGDDMKESVLGMMKETVANHVYQVISDELPPEEWDLAALNAELLPIVPLNKIVLTDAEKSSGKVDDLVARLQEETVALYEQKEKEFEDFDLREIERIILLKVIDRKWMDHIDDMDQLREGIGLQAYGQRDPVVEYRMAGFEMFNDMTKAIQEETTGALFHVQVEQKIEREEAPKITGTNKDAEVEKKPYVRKGAKVGRNDPCPCGSGKKYKNCCGRNK; encoded by the coding sequence ATGGGTTTATTTGATAAAGTATTTGGTTCTCACAGTGATAAGGAACTAAAACGAATCAGCAAGACAGTTGACAAGATCGAAGCACTCGATGAGTCCATGCAGAAATTGTCAGATGAGGAACTAAGACATAAGACTGTTGAATTTAAAGAAAGACTTGCAAATGGAGAGACATTAGATGATCTGTTACCAGAAGCATATGCAACAGTAAGAGAAGCCAGTAGCCGTGCGATCGGTTTAAAACATTACCGTGTACAGCTGATCGGTGGTATCATCCTGCATCAGGGACGTATCGCAGAGATGAGAACTGGTGAAGGTAAAACTTTAGTATCCACGTTACCTGCATATTTAAATGCGCTGGAAGAAAAGGGCGTTCATATCGTAACAGTCAATGATTATCTGGCAACTCGAGATGCCGAGTGGATGGGAAAAGTTCATAATTTTCTTGGATTAACTGTGGGTGTTGTTACAAATGATATGGAGAATGATGAACGTCGTGAAGCATATAACTGTGATATTACTTATATTACAAACAATGAATTAGGATTTGACTACTTAAGAGATAACATGGTCATTGAGAAAGAAGATCTTGTACAGAGAGATCTTCACTATGCGATCGTCGATGAGGTCGATTCCGTACTGATTGATGAGGCAAGAACACCACTGATTATTTCCGGTGAAAGTGGTAAGTCTACAGAATTGTACCGTGCATGTGATATCTTAGCCCGCCAGATGGAACGAGGAAGTTCTGATGGTGAATTATCCAAGATGGATATCTTAATGAACGAGGATATCGAAGAAGATGGAGATTTCCTTGTCAATGAAAAAGATAAACAGATCATGCTGACTGCAGATGGCGTGAAGAAAGTCGAGAAATTCTTCCATATCGAGAATCTTGCAGATCCAGAGAACCTTGCGATCCAGCATAATATCATCTTAGCACTTCGTGCACATAACTTAATGTTTAAAGACAAAGACTATGTAGTAAAAGATGATGAAGTATTGATCGTCGATGAATTTACAGGACGTATCATGCCAGGAAGACGTTATTCTGATGGTCTGCATCAGGCAATCGAAGCGAAGGAAAATGTAAAGGTCAAGAGAGAATCCAAAACTCTTGCAACGATTACGTTCCAGAACTTCTTCAATAAATATGACAAGAAAGCAGGTATGACAGGTACTGCACTTACAGAAGAACAGGAATTTAGAGAGATTTATGGAATGGACGTTGTTGTGATTCCAACAAACAAACCAGTTCAGAGAATCGATCATGATGATGCGATCTACAAGACAAAACGTGAGAAGATGAATGCTGTTGTCGAAGATATCATTGAATCTCATGCAAAAGGACAGCCTGTTTTAGTTGGTACGATCACCATCGAGATGTCTGAAGAATTAAGTGCAATGCTTAAGAAACGTGGAATCAAACACAACGTACTGAATGCGAAATTCCACGAGAAAGAAGCAGAGATCATCTCTCACGCAGGTGAGATCGGTGCCGTAACGATCGCTACGAACATGGCTGGTCGTGGTACTGACATCGTGCTGGAAGATGGTGTTGCAGAACTTGGCGGATTAAAGATCATCGGTACAGAACGTCATGAATCCAGACGTATCGATAACCAGTTACGTGGTCGTGCTGGACGTCAGGGAGATCCAGGTGAATCTAAGTTCTATTTATCACTGGAAGATGATCTGATGAGATTGTTTGGATCTGAAAGAATGATCAGTATATACAATGCATTGGGAATTCCAGAAGGAGAAGAAATCCAGCATAAGACGATCAGCAAGACGATCGAGAAAGCACAGAAGAAGATTGAGAATAACAACTTTGGTATTCGTAAGAATCTGTTAGATTATGATAGAGTCAACAATGAACAGAGAGAAGTTATGTACAAAGAACGCCGCCGTGTTCTTGACGGAGATGACATGAAAGAATCTGTTTTAGGCATGATGAAAGAAACAGTTGCAAATCATGTATATCAGGTGATCAGTGATGAGCTTCCACCAGAAGAGTGGGATCTGGCAGCACTGAATGCAGAGTTGCTTCCAATTGTACCACTGAATAAGATCGTATTAACAGATGCAGAGAAATCTTCTGGTAAAGTTGATGATCTGGTAGCAAGATTACAGGAAGAAACAGTTGCATTATATGAACAGAAAGAAAAAGAATTCGAAGACTTTGATCTTCGTGAGATTGAACGTATTATCTTACTGAAAGTCATCGACCGCAAGTGGATGGATCATATTGATGATATGGATCAATTAAGAGAAGGAATTGGTCTTCAGGCATATGGACAGAGAGATCCAGTTGTTGAATACCGTATGGCTGGATTTGAGATGTTCAATGATATGACAAAGGCAATTCAGGAAGAGACAACAGGTGCACTGTTCCACGTACAGGTTGAGCAGAAGATCGAGAGAGAAGAAGCTCCAAAGATCACTGGAACAAACAAAGATGCAGAAGTTGAGAAGAAGCCTTATGTAAGAAAAGGAGCAAAAGTCGGCAGAAATGATCCTTGCCCATGTGGAAGTGGTAAGAAGTATAAGAACTGCTGCGGAAGGAATAAATAA
- the hpf gene encoding ribosome hibernation-promoting factor, HPF/YfiA family, giving the protein MKFIISGKNIEVTEGIKAAIEEKLGRLDKYLVDDTIVNVTLSVQKGRQKIEVTIPMKGHIIRAEEGSEDMYVSIDLVVDVIERQIRRYKTRLMNQKYDGTSFKQEFMEQEDDVEDDEIRIIRSKKFAIKPMDVEEACVQMELLGHDFFVFRNADTFEVNVVYKRKGNTYGLIEPEF; this is encoded by the coding sequence ATGAAATTCATTATTAGTGGAAAGAACATTGAAGTTACAGAAGGTATCAAAGCAGCAATTGAAGAGAAACTCGGACGTCTCGACAAATATTTAGTAGACGATACGATCGTGAATGTAACTTTAAGTGTTCAGAAGGGAAGACAGAAGATAGAAGTTACCATTCCTATGAAAGGGCACATTATCCGTGCTGAAGAAGGCAGTGAAGACATGTATGTATCTATTGACCTGGTAGTAGATGTGATCGAACGCCAGATCCGCAGATATAAAACAAGACTTATGAATCAGAAATATGATGGAACAAGCTTCAAACAGGAATTTATGGAGCAGGAAGACGATGTGGAAGATGATGAGATCAGAATCATCCGAAGCAAGAAGTTTGCTATCAAACCAATGGATGTAGAAGAAGCTTGTGTACAGATGGAATTATTAGGACATGATTTCTTTGTATTCCGCAATGCTGATACATTTGAAGTCAATGTTGTATACAAGAGAAAAGGAAATACATACGGACTGATCGAACCTGAATTTTAG
- the trxB gene encoding thioredoxin-disulfide reductase has translation MKIYDLVIIGSGPAGMSAAIYAQRAMLDFVMIEKEYMPGGQVVQTYEVDNYPGIPKTNGMDLGLKFSEHAKELGAKSITAEVKEIYADEEIKEIMLKNGDTLKTRTIILATGAVHQTLGIEGEEKLKGMGVSYCATCDGAFFRNKVTAVVGGGNVALEDAIFLSRMCKKVYLIHRRDEFRGAKILQDEVKKNDKIEILWNTIVTKIDGDEVVEGLHIQDVDNHVDKLLDVDGIFIAVGTKPASELLSGKLSTDEKGYIIAGEDGVTNIPGIFAAGDGRSKNLRQVVTAVSDGANCVYSVERYLQNA, from the coding sequence ATGAAAATATACGATTTAGTAATTATAGGTTCCGGACCAGCTGGAATGTCTGCAGCAATCTATGCACAGAGAGCAATGCTTGATTTTGTTATGATCGAGAAAGAATATATGCCAGGAGGACAGGTTGTACAGACTTATGAAGTTGATAATTATCCTGGAATTCCAAAGACAAATGGAATGGATCTTGGATTAAAATTTTCAGAGCATGCGAAAGAACTTGGTGCTAAAAGTATTACAGCAGAAGTTAAAGAAATCTATGCAGATGAAGAAATCAAAGAGATCATGCTTAAGAATGGAGATACATTAAAAACAAGGACGATCATTCTTGCAACAGGAGCAGTTCATCAGACTTTGGGAATAGAAGGAGAAGAAAAATTAAAGGGAATGGGAGTATCTTATTGTGCAACATGTGATGGAGCATTTTTTAGAAATAAGGTAACAGCAGTTGTTGGTGGTGGAAATGTTGCATTGGAAGATGCAATATTCTTAAGCCGTATGTGTAAAAAAGTTTATCTGATCCATCGAAGAGATGAATTTCGTGGTGCAAAGATTCTTCAGGATGAAGTAAAGAAGAACGACAAGATTGAAATCTTATGGAACACGATCGTGACAAAAATCGATGGAGATGAGGTTGTGGAGGGACTTCATATACAAGATGTAGATAACCATGTGGATAAGTTACTAGATGTTGATGGAATTTTTATTGCTGTGGGGACAAAACCAGCTTCCGAGCTTTTATCTGGAAAGTTATCAACAGACGAAAAAGGATATATTATCGCGGGAGAAGACGGTGTTACAAATATTCCGGGAATCTTTGCTGCAGGGGATGGAAGAAGCAAAAATCTTCGTCAGGTGGTGACGGCGGTGTCAGATGGTGCCAACTGTGTGTATTCAGTCGAGCGATATCTTCAAAATGCTTAA
- the glgB gene encoding 1,4-alpha-glucan branching protein GlgB yields MNRQDFYDGKLFDAYRYMGAHKDGDKIRFVTYAPRASRISIIGEFNNWNEEFMEQDAQSGFFLFYSDKAKEGQMYKYCIYGPDGNRQEHCDPYGFEMELRPGACSIIRDITTYRFNDRSWMQMRSVGMEDAINIYEMHMGSWRMNKKDENGWYQYDEIAKMLVPYLKQNNYTHVELMPLSEHPFDGSWGYQNTGFFAPTKRYGTPDKLMKFVDMMHQAGIGVIMDFVPVHFAVDGYGLKLYDGTPLYEYDNKDTGESEWGSCNFIHSRREVQCFLQSAANYWLEEYHFDGIRMDAVSRLIYWQGDESRGVNDTAIDFLKAFNLGLKQRHPTAMLIAEDSTAYPGVTEPVWKGGLGFDYKWDLGWMHDTLEYFQTGPEYRSRDYHKLTFSMVYFWNERYMLEYCHDEVVHGKATILQKMYGDYEDKFPQARAMYMYMMIHPGKKLNFMGNEFGQIREWSEAQEQDWMILKYPIHDAFHKYMVKLNDIYKKEKAFHYDYHRENFEWLDCHQEERCIYAIGRKTVDHMIVGIFNFSDKEQKDYKLMIKGHHTRRTLLHTEWEQYGGTMKKRKENIHLKKKGKDSELTITLPRYSGVLLKLTKKE; encoded by the coding sequence ATGAACCGGCAAGATTTTTATGATGGAAAATTATTTGATGCATATCGTTATATGGGTGCACATAAAGACGGTGATAAGATTCGTTTTGTAACCTATGCACCAAGAGCCTCCAGGATATCGATCATTGGGGAGTTTAATAACTGGAATGAAGAATTTATGGAACAAGACGCACAAAGTGGTTTCTTTTTATTCTACTCCGACAAAGCTAAAGAGGGTCAGATGTACAAATACTGCATCTACGGACCAGATGGAAACCGGCAGGAACATTGTGATCCCTATGGATTTGAGATGGAACTAAGACCGGGGGCATGTTCTATTATCAGAGATATCACAACATACAGATTCAATGACAGATCATGGATGCAGATGAGAAGTGTCGGAATGGAAGATGCCATCAATATCTATGAGATGCATATGGGTTCATGGAGAATGAATAAGAAAGATGAGAATGGCTGGTATCAGTATGATGAGATTGCCAAGATGCTCGTTCCATATCTAAAACAAAATAATTATACCCATGTAGAATTAATGCCACTGTCAGAACATCCATTTGATGGATCATGGGGATACCAAAACACGGGATTTTTTGCACCAACGAAACGTTATGGAACTCCAGATAAATTAATGAAATTTGTTGATATGATGCATCAGGCAGGGATTGGAGTCATTATGGATTTTGTGCCAGTTCATTTTGCAGTAGATGGATATGGACTGAAATTATATGATGGAACTCCATTATATGAATACGATAATAAAGATACTGGAGAGAGTGAATGGGGAAGTTGTAACTTTATTCATTCCAGAAGAGAAGTTCAGTGCTTCTTGCAATCAGCGGCCAACTATTGGCTGGAAGAGTATCATTTTGATGGAATCCGTATGGATGCAGTGAGCCGCCTGATCTACTGGCAGGGAGATGAAAGCAGAGGAGTCAACGATACAGCGATCGACTTCTTAAAAGCATTCAATTTAGGTTTGAAACAACGTCATCCAACCGCCATGCTGATCGCAGAAGATTCCACTGCTTATCCAGGTGTGACAGAACCAGTATGGAAAGGCGGGTTAGGATTTGATTACAAATGGGATTTAGGATGGATGCACGATACTCTGGAATATTTTCAGACTGGACCAGAATATCGAAGTCGTGATTATCACAAACTAACATTCTCTATGGTGTATTTCTGGAATGAACGTTATATGTTAGAATATTGTCATGATGAAGTTGTACATGGCAAGGCAACGATCTTACAGAAGATGTATGGGGATTATGAAGATAAATTTCCACAGGCAAGGGCTATGTATATGTATATGATGATCCATCCAGGAAAGAAATTAAACTTTATGGGGAATGAATTTGGACAGATCAGGGAATGGAGCGAAGCACAGGAACAAGATTGGATGATCTTAAAATATCCGATTCATGATGCCTTCCATAAATATATGGTCAAATTAAATGACATTTACAAGAAAGAAAAAGCTTTCCATTATGATTATCATAGAGAAAACTTTGAATGGCTGGACTGCCATCAGGAAGAACGATGTATTTATGCGATCGGAAGAAAAACGGTAGATCACATGATCGTTGGAATCTTTAATTTCTCTGACAAAGAGCAGAAAGATTATAAATTAATGATCAAAGGACACCATACGAGAAGAACATTGTTACATACTGAATGGGAACAGTATGGTGGAACGATGAAGAAACGTAAAGAAAATATTCATCTAAAGAAAAAAGGAAAAGACAGTGAGCTTACGATCACACTTCCAAGATATAGTGGAGTTTTATTAAAACTAACGAAGAAAGAATAA
- a CDS encoding TetR/AcrR family transcriptional regulator, which yields MVEKKTDRRILKTKRALRESLLYLLKEQPIQKISVSRLCEKSDINRSTFYTYYSSPMDLLESIEDEILNTLEEDMIQFEKENSISQLMNSIIFYISEHKQLVRLLFSDHGDPGFQNKLLLATQHWTMPMWQSRRPDYDAEALSSLHIYIVSGCMAVIRQWITGDFKESEEEISSMLEKLSASTSAGFLQGK from the coding sequence ATGGTAGAGAAGAAAACTGATCGTCGTATTTTGAAAACAAAACGTGCGCTCAGAGAGAGCCTGCTTTATTTATTAAAAGAACAGCCAATACAAAAAATATCCGTTTCCCGCCTATGTGAGAAATCGGATATTAACCGCAGTACATTTTATACGTATTATTCCAGTCCGATGGATCTTCTGGAGTCGATTGAAGATGAAATTTTAAATACACTAGAAGAAGATATGATCCAGTTTGAGAAGGAAAATTCAATTTCACAGTTGATGAATTCTATTATCTTTTATATCAGTGAGCATAAGCAGTTAGTAAGATTGTTGTTCTCAGACCATGGTGATCCAGGATTTCAAAATAAACTTCTGCTTGCCACCCAACACTGGACCATGCCAATGTGGCAGAGCCGACGGCCTGATTACGATGCCGAGGCTTTGTCTTCTTTGCATATTTATATTGTAAGCGGATGCATGGCTGTTATCCGACAGTGGATCACGGGTGATTTTAAAGAGTCTGAGGAGGAAATTTCATCAATGTTGGAGAAGTTGTCCGCTTCTACTTCGGCTGGATTTTTGCAAGGGAAATAA